In Brevibacillus brevis, a genomic segment contains:
- the cysK gene encoding cysteine synthase A — MRVANSITDLIGFTPLVKLNRVVNEDHADIYLKLEFFNPGSSVKDRIALSMIEAAEADGSLKPGDTIIEPTSGNTGIGLAMVAAAKGYRAVVVMPDTMSIERRNLLRAYGAELILTPGSEGMGGAIRKAEELAKENSSYFIPQQFKNAANPAIHRETTARELLEQAKEIGGVDAFISGVGTGGTITGVGQVLREHYPNVKIVAVEPAASPVLSGGKPGPHKIQGIGAGFVPDTLDTHIYDEIIKVENDDAFDAARRVARQEGILGGISTGAAIHAALQVAAQLGKGKKVIAIAPSNGERYLSTPLYSFED, encoded by the coding sequence ATGCGCGTCGCGAATTCCATTACCGATTTGATTGGATTTACACCGTTAGTAAAGCTCAATCGCGTTGTCAATGAAGATCATGCAGACATTTATCTCAAGTTGGAATTTTTCAACCCGGGCAGCAGCGTCAAAGACCGGATTGCGTTGTCCATGATCGAAGCGGCAGAGGCAGACGGCAGCCTGAAACCGGGAGATACCATCATTGAACCGACGAGCGGAAACACCGGGATCGGCCTTGCCATGGTGGCTGCAGCAAAAGGGTATCGGGCGGTTGTGGTCATGCCTGACACCATGAGTATCGAGCGCCGCAACTTGCTGCGAGCTTACGGAGCCGAGCTCATCCTGACTCCCGGCAGCGAAGGGATGGGCGGAGCGATCCGCAAAGCCGAAGAACTCGCCAAGGAAAACTCCTCCTATTTCATCCCGCAGCAGTTTAAAAATGCAGCGAATCCAGCTATTCACCGCGAGACAACGGCCCGTGAGCTGTTGGAGCAAGCGAAAGAAATCGGCGGCGTAGACGCGTTCATCTCCGGGGTCGGAACCGGCGGAACGATCACAGGTGTCGGCCAAGTGCTCCGCGAACACTATCCGAACGTAAAAATCGTAGCGGTCGAGCCAGCTGCTTCTCCCGTTCTCTCAGGCGGCAAGCCCGGCCCTCACAAAATCCAGGGGATCGGTGCGGGCTTTGTGCCGGACACATTGGATACCCACATCTATGACGAGATTATCAAGGTAGAAAACGATGACGCATTTGATGCTGCGCGCCGTGTAGCACGCCAAGAGGGCATTCTGGGAGGCATTTCTACGGGAGCGGCTATTCACGCAGCCCTGCAGGTGGCAGCCCAGCTCGGCAAAGGCAAAAAGGTAATCGCAATCGCTCCATCCAACGGCGAGCGCTACCTGTCCACTCCTCTGTATTCATTTGAAGACTAA
- the hslO gene encoding Hsp33 family molecular chaperone HslO, with product MSDYMIRATGFNGHVRAFAARTTNIVEEMRSRHDMWNTATAAAGRTLTVTLMMGAMLKGDESLYVKVKGGGPIGQIMAEANAHGEGVAYVTNPHVHFELNELGKLDVRRAVGTEGFVYVTKDLGLKEPYQGSSPIVSGEIGEDFTYYFVTSEQTPSAVGVGVLVNPEDRSVLAAGGFILQLMPFTPDDVVATIEERLSGLPQVSRMIGEGLTPEEILAKVLDEPKYLSRTEINFHCKCSSEKVSQALISLGREEMQSMLEEQGEAEVHCHFCNERYHYDRAALEDLMKDM from the coding sequence ATGAGCGATTATATGATAAGAGCAACTGGATTTAACGGACACGTGCGTGCATTCGCAGCGCGCACAACGAACATCGTCGAGGAAATGCGCAGTCGTCACGACATGTGGAACACCGCTACGGCTGCCGCCGGACGCACGCTGACAGTCACGTTGATGATGGGGGCGATGTTGAAAGGAGACGAGAGCCTCTATGTCAAAGTAAAAGGGGGAGGACCGATCGGGCAAATTATGGCGGAGGCCAATGCCCACGGGGAAGGTGTGGCGTACGTCACCAATCCGCACGTTCACTTTGAGCTCAACGAGTTGGGCAAGCTGGACGTGAGACGGGCGGTCGGAACGGAAGGCTTTGTCTATGTGACGAAGGATCTCGGTCTCAAAGAACCGTACCAAGGCAGCTCGCCGATCGTATCCGGGGAGATCGGGGAGGACTTTACCTATTATTTCGTGACGTCCGAGCAGACGCCATCCGCAGTAGGAGTGGGTGTCCTGGTCAATCCGGAAGACCGGTCGGTGCTGGCGGCAGGAGGATTTATTCTTCAGCTCATGCCGTTTACGCCTGACGATGTCGTGGCCACGATCGAGGAGAGGCTCAGCGGCCTTCCGCAGGTGTCGCGGATGATCGGAGAGGGATTGACGCCGGAAGAAATTCTGGCCAAGGTGCTGGATGAGCCGAAGTACCTCAGCCGCACGGAAATCAACTTCCACTGCAAATGTTCGTCGGAAAAAGTAAGCCAGGCACTCATCAGCTTGGGGAGAGAAGAGATGCAGAGCATGCTCGAGGAGCAAGGCGAAGCCGAGGTGCACTGTCATTTCTGCAACGAGCGGTACCACTACGACAGGGCCGCGCTGGAAGACCTCATGAAAGACATGTAA
- a CDS encoding peptidyl-prolyl cis-trans isomerase, with translation MSVNAKGLWAFIGALVVLLLAVTWSWYQSSAKLQPAAVVGDKTITEAEYVEALKQRYGEKVLEDMINREVVFQAAKQQGISVDPKQVEEEVAKIRESYGSESDSEFQQALIRQAGITEESLRQEIRYQLLLQALATKDIVVSDDELLAYYNDHPERYAKPMQVRLWQIIVASREEADRVTAELRQGADFQTLAKERSIDSVTAGNGGDMGWVSLSDSRLPEAAKDVVAELGTKKVSDPVQLGDQYAIYSIAERKEAQQQSFDQVKEAIRRELAFAQVESIDDVLKRLRQSVGVRISGQMQH, from the coding sequence GTGTCCGTCAACGCAAAGGGGTTGTGGGCATTCATCGGAGCATTGGTCGTGCTGCTGCTGGCTGTGACGTGGTCGTGGTACCAGTCTTCAGCCAAGCTGCAGCCGGCCGCGGTTGTCGGAGACAAAACGATCACGGAAGCGGAATATGTGGAGGCACTCAAGCAGAGGTACGGAGAGAAAGTGCTGGAAGACATGATCAATCGGGAAGTGGTTTTTCAGGCGGCCAAGCAGCAGGGCATTTCGGTAGACCCCAAGCAGGTGGAAGAGGAAGTGGCGAAAATTCGCGAAAGCTATGGCAGTGAGAGCGACAGCGAGTTTCAGCAGGCATTGATCCGGCAGGCGGGGATTACGGAAGAGTCGCTGCGCCAAGAAATCAGGTACCAGCTTTTGCTTCAAGCCTTGGCGACCAAGGACATCGTCGTATCGGACGACGAATTGCTCGCGTATTACAACGACCATCCCGAGCGTTACGCCAAGCCCATGCAGGTCCGATTGTGGCAGATCATCGTGGCATCCAGGGAAGAAGCGGACCGGGTCACGGCTGAGCTCAGGCAAGGCGCCGACTTTCAGACGCTCGCCAAAGAACGTTCGATTGATTCGGTGACGGCAGGAAACGGAGGCGATATGGGCTGGGTTTCCCTGAGCGATTCCAGACTGCCGGAAGCCGCCAAGGACGTGGTGGCCGAGCTTGGCACCAAAAAGGTTAGCGATCCTGTCCAACTGGGGGACCAGTATGCCATCTATTCGATTGCCGAACGGAAGGAAGCACAGCAGCAATCGTTTGATCAGGTCAAGGAAGCGATTCGCCGTGAGCTCGCATTCGCGCAGGTGGAATCGATCGATGACGTCTTGAAGCGGCTGCGTCAATCGGTAGGAGTCCGGATTTCTGGGCAAATGCAGCATTGA